One part of the Borreliella afzelii genome encodes these proteins:
- a CDS encoding two-component system sensor histidine kinase NtrB: MNNFFKKALTKLNKLSNEQKTKFIEQIYKKIEIYDGIFASINEGIIVLDKQNNIIYSNKMLYQILALTSKSKIEILDDIQIPILINLIKELVRTEDKIIGLEVPISNNIYIKISFMPYVKEKKLEGNIILIEDIKEKKKKEELFRRVEALASFTRHARNIAHEIKNPLGAIDINLQLLKKEIKKQKIKNDKAENYFKVIKEEINRVDKIVTEFLLTVRPIKINLQEKDIKQVINSVCELLNPELENKNIKLLLNLNKISNILIDEKLLKQVIINIIKNAGEALLEIKKEIKKIEIFLFEKDNKIYINIKDNGNGIKDEVKEEIFKPQFSTKEKGSGIGLTISYKIIKELGGEIFVESKEGKGTIFTITLPKLNKKNILIEGY; this comes from the coding sequence ATGAATAATTTTTTCAAAAAAGCTCTAACAAAACTAAACAAATTATCTAATGAACAAAAAACTAAATTTATTGAACAAATTTACAAAAAAATAGAAATATATGACGGAATATTTGCTTCAATTAATGAAGGAATCATTGTGCTTGACAAACAAAACAACATAATTTATTCAAACAAGATGTTATACCAAATTTTAGCTTTAACATCTAAATCAAAAATAGAGATTCTTGATGATATTCAAATTCCAATCTTAATAAATTTAATAAAAGAACTAGTTAGAACAGAAGATAAAATAATAGGATTAGAAGTTCCAATCTCAAATAACATATACATTAAAATTTCATTTATGCCTTATGTAAAAGAAAAAAAACTTGAAGGCAACATTATTTTAATTGAAGACATTAAAGAGAAAAAAAAGAAAGAGGAATTGTTTAGAAGAGTTGAGGCTTTAGCATCTTTTACAAGACATGCAAGAAATATTGCTCATGAAATCAAAAACCCACTTGGAGCAATCGATATAAATTTACAACTGCTAAAAAAGGAAATTAAAAAACAAAAAATAAAAAATGATAAAGCTGAAAATTATTTCAAAGTAATAAAAGAAGAAATAAACAGAGTAGATAAAATAGTAACAGAATTTCTATTAACTGTAAGACCAATAAAAATCAACCTACAAGAAAAAGACATTAAACAAGTAATAAACAGTGTATGTGAATTATTAAATCCAGAATTAGAAAACAAAAACATAAAACTATTGCTTAATTTAAACAAAATAAGCAATATCCTTATTGATGAGAAACTATTAAAACAAGTTATTATAAACATCATTAAAAACGCAGGAGAAGCACTGCTTGAAATAAAAAAAGAAATAAAAAAAATAGAAATTTTTCTTTTCGAAAAAGACAATAAAATATATATCAACATAAAAGATAATGGAAACGGAATAAAAGATGAAGTAAAAGAAGAAATATTTAAACCTCAATTTAGCACAAAAGAAAAAGGCAGTGGAATAGGCCTTACTATTTCTTATAAAATAATAAAAGAGCTTGGGGGTGAAATTTTTGTGGAAAGCAAAGAAGGCAAAGGTACTATTTTTACAATTACGCTTCCCAAACTAAATAAAAAAAATATTTTAATTGAAGGGTATTAA
- a CDS encoding sigma-54-dependent transcriptional regulator: protein MSKILVADDEKNIREGIATYLEDEGYFVFTASDGEEALETIENENIDVIISDLRMPQISGEKLLKIVKEKNLEIPFIILTAHGTVDSAVDAMREGAYDFLTKPLDLERLLLIIKRSLNKKESNDDENANLENILIRKDLKYYEKIMGKSLLMQKIFELVIKIAKSNASVLITGESGVGKEIIADAIFDLSNRNDKPFIKVNCAALSESILESELFGHEKGAFTGAISQKKGRFELANKGTIFLDEIAEISPEIQVKLLRVLQNKTFERVGGETTIKVDIRLLAATNKNIEEEIKKEKFREDLFYRLNIININIPPLRERKDDISHLTNILIRDVAKENNRKEKTLSNDAMKALYYYDWPGNIRELKNVLESALILSKGKQITKEDLPAKIKNNENLIFKITLPIGISLKEAEKEIIKQTLFHSKNNKSKCAEILKIGRKTLHNKIIEYHIDQ, encoded by the coding sequence ATGAGCAAAATACTTGTAGCTGATGATGAAAAGAATATTAGAGAAGGAATTGCTACTTATCTTGAAGATGAGGGATATTTTGTTTTCACTGCTAGCGACGGAGAAGAAGCTCTTGAAACAATTGAAAATGAAAATATTGATGTAATAATATCTGACCTGAGAATGCCTCAAATATCTGGAGAAAAATTGCTCAAAATAGTTAAAGAAAAAAACTTAGAAATACCTTTTATTATTTTAACGGCCCATGGAACAGTTGATTCTGCTGTAGATGCCATGAGAGAAGGTGCTTATGATTTTTTAACAAAACCCCTAGACCTTGAAAGACTCTTACTAATAATAAAAAGATCCTTAAATAAAAAAGAAAGTAACGATGATGAAAATGCCAATTTGGAAAATATTCTCATAAGAAAAGATTTAAAATACTATGAAAAAATCATGGGAAAATCACTATTAATGCAAAAAATTTTTGAACTTGTAATAAAAATAGCAAAATCAAATGCATCTGTTCTTATAACAGGCGAAAGTGGTGTTGGCAAAGAAATAATAGCCGATGCTATTTTTGATCTTTCAAATAGAAATGATAAACCATTTATAAAAGTAAATTGCGCTGCACTTTCTGAAAGCATACTTGAAAGCGAACTTTTTGGCCATGAAAAAGGAGCATTCACTGGCGCAATTTCTCAAAAAAAAGGTAGATTTGAACTTGCAAATAAAGGTACAATTTTTCTTGATGAGATAGCAGAAATTTCGCCTGAAATTCAAGTTAAACTTTTAAGAGTGTTACAAAACAAAACCTTTGAACGTGTTGGAGGAGAAACCACAATTAAAGTTGACATTAGACTTCTGGCTGCAACAAACAAAAATATTGAGGAGGAAATTAAAAAAGAAAAATTTAGAGAAGATTTATTTTATAGATTAAATATCATTAATATAAACATACCGCCTTTAAGAGAGAGAAAGGATGATATATCCCATTTAACAAACATACTAATAAGAGATGTCGCAAAGGAAAACAATAGAAAAGAAAAAACTCTTTCTAATGATGCAATGAAAGCTCTCTATTATTACGATTGGCCAGGAAATATTAGAGAATTAAAAAATGTACTTGAAAGCGCATTAATATTATCAAAAGGCAAGCAAATCACTAAAGAAGATTTGCCAGCAAAAATCAAGAACAATGAAAATCTTATATTTAAAATAACACTACCAATAGGAATTAGTCTAAAAGAGGCTGAAAAAGAAATAATCAAACAAACGCTTTTTCATTCCAAAAATAACAAAAGCAAATGCGCTGAAATATTAAAAATAGGAAGAAAAACTTTACATAATAAAATAATCGAATATCACATTGATCAATAA
- a CDS encoding LysM peptidoglycan-binding domain-containing M23 family metallopeptidase, which produces MSKFFLLFKAIFFFLKIICVFSYPEIKNFSRKDPIFSDLKIKVLKYNKKQHIPLFFYLYKVKKGDTFFKIANKINGWQSGIATVNLLDSPFVSVGQEILIPSKKGVFVFDSKDYRFNNLLLATRDLTKAEKVKIKRNDRVYEFYFFDFAKNPDFGLFSGTELLFFLNANFIFPLKKFIVSSDFGFRNDPFTGNKSFHTGIDLAAPMNTEVYSSSSGIVIEAGYNDLYGNFVVVGHKNNIKSLYGHLNSYSVKIGDFIKSGEFLGRVGQTGRSTGPHLHFEILKKNIPINPLKLLK; this is translated from the coding sequence ATGAGTAAATTTTTTTTGTTATTTAAAGCAATTTTCTTTTTTTTAAAAATAATTTGTGTTTTTTCTTATCCAGAAATAAAAAATTTTTCAAGAAAAGATCCTATTTTTTCTGATCTTAAAATTAAAGTTTTAAAATATAATAAAAAACAGCATATTCCTTTGTTTTTTTACTTATATAAAGTTAAAAAAGGGGATACTTTTTTTAAAATTGCCAATAAAATAAATGGATGGCAGTCTGGCATTGCTACCGTTAATTTATTAGATTCTCCTTTTGTGAGTGTTGGGCAAGAGATTCTTATTCCTAGTAAAAAAGGAGTTTTTGTTTTTGATAGTAAAGATTATAGGTTTAATAATTTGCTTTTAGCAACAAGGGATCTCACTAAAGCTGAAAAAGTAAAAATTAAAAGAAATGACAGAGTTTATGAGTTTTATTTTTTTGATTTTGCCAAAAATCCAGATTTTGGACTTTTTTCAGGTACAGAGTTACTTTTTTTTTTAAATGCCAACTTTATTTTTCCTTTAAAAAAATTTATTGTTAGTTCTGATTTTGGATTTAGAAATGATCCTTTTACTGGTAATAAAAGTTTTCATACGGGAATAGATCTTGCAGCTCCAATGAATACGGAAGTATATTCTTCTTCTTCTGGAATAGTTATTGAAGCTGGATACAATGACCTTTATGGTAATTTTGTTGTAGTTGGCCACAAAAATAATATCAAATCTCTTTATGGGCATTTAAATTCATATTCTGTAAAGATAGGGGATTTTATTAAATCAGGTGAATTTCTTGGAAGGGTAGGACAAACTGGGCGTTCAACAGGGCCTCATTTGCACTTTGAAATATTAAAAAAAAATATTCCTATTAACCCTTTAAAGCTTTTAAAGTAA